Below is a genomic region from Gammaproteobacteria bacterium.
AGGAAGCACCTGTGAACGATATCCATCAACGTGGGGCGTGTGTGGCGTCCGGTAAGCATGATTTGTTCTTTTCTGAACGCCCCGCCGACTTGGCAGGCGCTCAGGCGGTATGCGCTCGTTGCCCGGTCCGGCTGTCCTGCCTCCAATCTGCGCTCGAAGAAGAACTCGAGTGGGGCGTCTGGGGAGGAGTGATCTTCTGGGAGGGTCATGCGTACTACCGGCGCAGGGGGAGGGGTCGTCCGCGACGAGAAGACAAGGACCGGCCACTCGCTGCGAACGTCGGC
It encodes:
- a CDS encoding WhiB family transcriptional regulator; translated protein: MNDIHQRGACVASGKHDLFFSERPADLAGAQAVCARCPVRLSCLQSALEEELEWGVWGGVIFWEGHAYYRRRGRGRPRREDKDRPLAANVGELWKLVQSA